A window from Lagopus muta isolate bLagMut1 chromosome 5, bLagMut1 primary, whole genome shotgun sequence encodes these proteins:
- the LOC125693881 gene encoding SLIT and NTRK-like protein 6, translated as MGRAAAGTVPLLWGGLLLAASLALEPAPQSCNCTHPLDFQAFRTAPLAESCCLNFTGSNVTHLDWGALVAVRGLRQLYFSHCSITAISNAQGVPPALEVLHLSHNQLESLPRGFLEDAPNLKVLYLDGNQLQELPTSFLKASTQLQELHLGFNALTSLPPTLLHPSLLQLQLSNNSWECSCALLDALQGTPSLPAQLTCHTPERHRGAELQSIPRDELCQQHQSLTALFICLPPLLILAAITCCFCRRKRKTNYSLGSSHTSPTERGNVPVCPEPHRYVPYEPTSAPSKSEGKVLRGSRVLLQPPEESSRDLYEEVEIQVGSHVPTYDEQRDSPETEGDTVSVTDVLKDSADREKIYMNQSTNYYNLVPGIELEDSDNLEYENIELH; from the exons Atggggcgggcggcggcag GCACCGTGCCCCTGTTATGGGGCGGCCTCCTGCTCGCTGCCAGCCTCGCCCTAGAGCCGGCACCGCAGAGTTGCAACTGCACCCATCCCCTGGACTTCCAGGCGTTCCGCACAGCTCCGCTCGCCGAGAGCTGCTGCCTCAACTTCACTGGATCCAATGTCACCCACCTGGACTGGGGAGCGCTGGTAGCGGTGCGAGGGCTGCGCCAGCTCTACTTctcacactgcagcatcacagccatCAGCAACGCCCAGGGAGTCCCCCCGGCCTTGGAGGTCTTGCACTTAAGTCACAACCAGTTGGAGAGCCTCCCCAGAGGCTTTCTGGAAGATGCCCCTAATTTGAAGGTCCTCTATCTGGATGGGAACCAGCTCCAGGAGCTGCCCACATCCTTCCTGAAAGCCTCCACCCAGCTCCAGGAACTCCACCTGGGGTTCAACGCACTgacctccctccctcccacccttctgcatccatccctgctgcagctgcagctctccaacaACAGCTGGgagtgcagctgtgctttgctggatGCCCTGCAGGGCACCCCCAGCCTGCCCGCCCAGCTCACCTGCCATACACCGGAGAGGCACcgtggtgcagagctgcagagcatcccACGGGAcgagctgtgccagcagcaccaaAGCCTCACCGCCCTCTTCATCTGCCTGCCTCCCCTCCTCATCCTCGCAGCCAtcacctgctgcttctgcaggaggaaaaggaaaaccaatTACAGCCTTGGGAGCAGCCACACCTCCCCAACAGAAAGGGGCAACGTGCCCGTGTGCCCCGAGCCGCACCGCTACGTCCCCTATGAGCCAACCAGTGCCCCCTCCAAGAGCGAGGGGAAGGTGCTGCGGGGCAGccgggtgctgctgcagccccccgaggagagcagcagggaccTCTATGAGGAGGTGGAGATCCAGGTGGGATCCCATGTTCCAACCTACGATGAGCAGCGGGACAGCCCTGAGACAGAGGGGGACACAGTGAGTGTCACCGACGTGCTGAAGGACTCCGCTGACCGCGAGAAGATCTACATGAACCAGTCGACCAACTATTACAACCTGGTGCCTGGCATCGAGCTGGAGGACTCGGACAACCTGGAGTATGAGAACATCGAGCTACACTGA